A stretch of Planctomycetaceae bacterium DNA encodes these proteins:
- a CDS encoding DUF4080 domain-containing protein gives MDSIVLATMNARYSHTSFGLRYLLANMGELTEQTRLMEFVIQDSIVDVLACILEQNPVIVGLGVYIWNVQPLTQLVADLKRLRPEVIIVLGGPEVSYETADQTIIHYADYVICGEADLAFSSLCRRILSGNPPVEKIQQAVLPQMTELQLPYGLYSADDIAHRVIYVEVSRGCPFTCEFCLSALEIPVRMVELDLFLTAMQSLLDRGARQFKFVDRTFNLNLRISREILRFFLERYQPGMFLHFEMIPDRLPESLRDLIQQFPAGSLQFEIGVQTFNEEAGRLISRQQDNLKLADNFRWLRGQTGVHIHADLIIGLPGEDWQSFASGFDHLFELRPQEIQVGILKRLRGTPIVRHDNDWQMVYSMHPPYEILNNRLLTFEQIHQLRRFARFWDLIGNSGNFGQTLRLLIPDGTSAFERMVQLSEWIYEREQRRHGIALIRLFERVFEFLTTELQIPEQQVAETLWADYSRHRRDTPAFLRRFDLKKQDVSKAVPDEPSGSRLPSRQARHNELNH, from the coding sequence ATGGATTCCATCGTACTTGCCACCATGAATGCCCGCTACAGCCACACGTCGTTTGGTTTGCGTTACCTGCTGGCGAATATGGGGGAGCTGACTGAGCAAACCCGGTTGATGGAATTTGTGATTCAGGACAGCATTGTTGATGTTCTTGCCTGCATCCTGGAGCAGAATCCGGTGATTGTCGGGCTGGGGGTATACATCTGGAATGTTCAGCCTCTGACGCAGCTTGTGGCCGATCTCAAACGATTGAGGCCTGAGGTGATTATTGTGCTGGGTGGACCCGAAGTCAGCTATGAAACCGCTGACCAGACCATCATCCACTACGCAGATTATGTGATCTGTGGAGAAGCTGATCTGGCCTTCTCCTCGTTATGCCGCCGCATACTTTCGGGGAACCCGCCGGTCGAAAAGATTCAGCAGGCCGTCCTGCCGCAGATGACCGAACTTCAATTGCCCTACGGTCTTTATTCTGCAGACGACATTGCCCACCGCGTCATCTATGTGGAAGTATCTCGCGGCTGTCCTTTCACCTGCGAATTTTGTCTGTCGGCTCTGGAGATCCCGGTTCGGATGGTGGAACTGGATCTGTTTCTTACTGCCATGCAGTCACTGCTGGACCGCGGGGCTCGGCAGTTCAAATTTGTTGATCGCACCTTTAATCTGAATCTGCGAATCAGTCGCGAGATTCTGCGATTCTTTCTGGAACGATATCAGCCGGGAATGTTTCTGCATTTTGAAATGATCCCGGATCGACTTCCGGAATCTTTGCGCGACCTGATTCAGCAGTTTCCTGCAGGATCTCTCCAGTTTGAAATTGGCGTTCAGACTTTCAATGAAGAGGCCGGTCGCCTGATCAGTCGTCAGCAGGACAACCTGAAACTGGCAGACAATTTTCGATGGCTGCGTGGGCAAACCGGGGTTCATATTCATGCCGACCTGATCATCGGGCTTCCGGGAGAAGACTGGCAAAGTTTTGCGAGCGGCTTCGATCACCTCTTCGAGCTGCGTCCTCAGGAAATTCAGGTTGGTATTCTGAAACGACTTCGGGGCACGCCGATCGTACGTCATGACAACGACTGGCAGATGGTCTACAGCATGCATCCGCCCTACGAGATCCTGAATAATCGGCTTCTGACTTTCGAACAGATTCACCAGCTTCGAAGGTTCGCTCGATTCTGGGATCTGATCGGGAACAGCGGCAATTTTGGTCAGACTCTGAGGCTCCTGATTCCCGATGGCACATCCGCTTTCGAGCGAATGGTTCAGTTGTCGGAATGGATCTACGAACGCGAACAACGACGGCACGGTATCGCACTCATTCGTTTGTTTGAGCGAGTTTTTGAATTCCTGACTACGGAGCTGCAAATTCCGGAACAGCAGGTTGCCGAAACTCTCTGGGCCGACTATTCACGCCACCGACGCGATACACCGGCCTTTCTGCGTCGCTTTGATCTGAAGAAACAGGACGTCAGCAAAGCCGTTCCGGACGAACCATCAGGCTCCCGATTGCCCTCACGGCAGGCAAGACACAACGAGCTCAATCATTGA
- a CDS encoding uracil-DNA glycosylase has protein sequence MNTKRAIAQILRHLSARGVTHLPRVIPQAVPARPTAGRPGPPNRPVGGAKTGPAATLSSTSPPASGARSPGALFSKAEIDGHGVARPEAHPETITITSQSFESAQEKTEALCAVAGLVAQCKRCEQLASTRKQTVFGVGNPDARIMFIGEAPGATEDKQGEPFVGEAGQLLNKIITACKLKRDEIYICNVLRCRPPGNRTPLPQEAANCREYLDAQIHIVKPEYIVCWGSVAAQNLLNEKRPIGKLRGQFLEYRHLDQDDIKVLCTYHPSYLLRNPNAKTLVWEDMKLLMRDMGVEL, from the coding sequence ATGAATACCAAGCGAGCGATTGCTCAGATTCTGCGACACTTGTCGGCTCGAGGTGTGACACATCTTCCGCGTGTGATTCCGCAGGCTGTTCCGGCACGCCCCACTGCTGGTCGTCCGGGCCCCCCGAATCGTCCAGTTGGGGGAGCAAAGACCGGCCCGGCGGCAACACTTTCCTCAACCAGCCCGCCTGCTTCCGGAGCTCGATCGCCAGGCGCTCTGTTTTCCAAAGCGGAGATCGATGGGCACGGTGTGGCGAGACCAGAAGCTCATCCCGAAACCATTACTATCACGAGTCAGTCATTCGAATCCGCGCAGGAGAAAACCGAGGCCCTTTGTGCGGTCGCGGGACTGGTCGCCCAGTGCAAAAGATGTGAACAGCTTGCCAGCACACGCAAGCAAACGGTGTTTGGTGTTGGTAACCCGGATGCGAGGATTATGTTTATCGGGGAGGCCCCCGGCGCGACAGAAGATAAGCAGGGAGAACCTTTTGTTGGTGAGGCGGGACAGTTGCTGAACAAGATCATCACGGCCTGCAAGCTTAAGCGCGATGAGATCTACATCTGCAACGTATTGCGATGTCGTCCTCCTGGAAACCGAACACCACTGCCTCAGGAAGCTGCCAACTGCCGCGAATATCTGGACGCTCAGATTCACATCGTGAAGCCAGAGTACATCGTTTGCTGGGGAAGCGTGGCGGCTCAGAATCTGTTAAACGAAAAACGGCCCATCGGAAAATTGCGGGGGCAGTTTCTGGAATACCGTCATCTCGACCAGGATGACATCAAAGTCCTTTGTACCTACCATCCGTCTTACCTGCTGCGAAATCCGAATGCAAAAACGCTGGTCTGGGAAGACATGAAGCTTCTGATGCGAGACATGGGTGTCGAACTTTAA
- a CDS encoding HAMP domain-containing sensor histidine kinase, whose amino-acid sequence MKRNSIILIVLILVVPLAALGWAMVRIAENEHVVVRQRFRQLLEDRLQDVNGSIAVYFESVERDLATTTNIDRYAVDELRQIHRKQPRLLQLFILSPRGQLIYPDPMESSGPLNGNERMFLIEAAKMFTGQDLKEAVIRTEQTSADAPQGKTRSNSRNQGTISPGQNTSRTSPQEAVADQWAVSAKDIMNSAYQQMPVQTLEQFKESKGWFVWYWDRGVNLIYWQRRPSGDIVGGALERARWMADLIAQLPDTMPDRGAEDRTLETRIRLVSESGETVYQWGSYEPQTGETAFCEIPVAAPLSPWRLQCFVAQQQLTLGTGGSTFLSLWAVLIAVALTLFVCGFLFVREYKRDMRLAAQQVSFVNQVSHELKTPLTNIRLYAELLDQDLDHLESAETEKPRRRLSVILSEGQRLSRLIGNVLTFAQQQRRTLQVQPQLQSPGIVVEQIVDRFRPAMADQNIDVRLQCSQNDPVWFDADCLEQILGNLISNVEKYAAAGGLLDISTSVVGESITIDVKDAGPGIDPSRRTAVFEPFARLSNSVSYAAGTGIGLSIARELAQLHGGDLRLMNHDRGCWFQATIKQFASGRRASDPSSDERQEEVE is encoded by the coding sequence ATGAAGCGAAATTCCATCATCCTGATCGTGCTGATTCTTGTGGTGCCCCTTGCAGCGCTTGGATGGGCGATGGTGCGCATCGCGGAAAATGAGCACGTTGTTGTCCGGCAACGATTCCGCCAGCTTCTTGAGGATCGCCTTCAGGATGTCAACGGCAGCATTGCCGTCTACTTCGAAAGTGTCGAACGCGACCTGGCCACGACAACAAACATCGATCGCTACGCTGTGGACGAACTGCGGCAAATCCATCGGAAACAGCCTCGCCTCCTGCAACTGTTTATCCTCAGCCCCAGGGGGCAGTTGATTTACCCCGATCCAATGGAATCCAGCGGGCCGCTCAATGGCAATGAACGAATGTTTCTCATTGAAGCTGCCAAGATGTTTACGGGACAGGACCTGAAAGAAGCCGTCATTCGAACAGAACAAACAAGTGCTGACGCTCCGCAGGGCAAGACCCGATCGAATTCACGAAACCAGGGAACCATTAGCCCTGGCCAGAATACGTCTCGAACGTCGCCTCAGGAGGCAGTGGCTGATCAGTGGGCGGTCAGCGCGAAGGACATCATGAATTCGGCCTATCAGCAAATGCCGGTCCAGACTCTGGAACAGTTTAAAGAATCGAAGGGATGGTTTGTCTGGTACTGGGATCGCGGTGTGAATCTGATTTACTGGCAACGTCGACCGTCCGGCGACATCGTTGGGGGAGCTCTGGAAAGAGCACGATGGATGGCCGATCTGATTGCTCAGCTGCCTGACACGATGCCGGATCGGGGCGCCGAAGATCGAACGCTGGAAACAAGAATCCGACTGGTCAGCGAATCCGGCGAAACCGTTTACCAATGGGGTTCCTATGAACCCCAAACCGGCGAAACGGCATTCTGCGAAATTCCGGTTGCAGCGCCCCTGTCGCCGTGGCGACTGCAGTGTTTTGTGGCTCAGCAACAACTAACGTTGGGTACGGGTGGCAGCACGTTTCTGAGCCTGTGGGCCGTATTGATTGCCGTCGCGCTGACACTGTTCGTCTGCGGCTTTCTGTTCGTCCGTGAATACAAACGCGACATGCGATTGGCAGCTCAGCAGGTGAGCTTTGTTAATCAGGTCTCCCACGAACTGAAGACACCTCTGACAAATATTCGCCTGTACGCCGAACTGCTGGATCAGGATCTTGACCACCTGGAATCGGCGGAAACGGAGAAACCACGACGGCGCCTGAGTGTAATTTTGTCTGAAGGACAGCGGTTAAGCCGTCTGATCGGGAACGTTCTGACATTTGCCCAGCAGCAACGCAGAACTCTTCAGGTTCAGCCGCAGCTTCAGTCTCCCGGTATTGTGGTCGAACAAATTGTGGATCGATTTCGGCCTGCAATGGCAGATCAGAATATCGATGTGCGCCTGCAGTGCAGCCAGAATGATCCCGTCTGGTTTGATGCCGATTGCCTGGAACAGATTCTGGGAAACCTGATCAGCAATGTTGAAAAATATGCAGCCGCCGGCGGGTTGCTGGATATCAGCACCAGTGTGGTGGGCGAATCTATCACGATTGATGTGAAAGATGCCGGTCCGGGAATTGATCCGTCCAGGCGAACGGCTGTCTTCGAACCATTTGCTCGCCTTTCCAACAGCGTCAGCTATGCAGCCGGAACCGGAATTGGACTCTCGATTGCCAGGGAGCTGGCTCAGCTGCACGGCGGAGATCTCAGGCTGATGAATCATGACCGTGGTTGCTGGTTTCAGGCGACGATCAAACAATTTGCGTCCGGCAGGCGAGCCAGCGATCCGTCATCAGACGAGAGACAGGAAGAAGTAGAATGA
- a CDS encoding response regulator transcription factor codes for MKVLVADDDRFTREGLVELLSTEGFDVISACDGVQAISEFERHKPHFVCLDVMMPSQSGYEACRAIRRQSPNVPIIFISAKSEELDRLTGFDMGADDFITKPFSVREVIARVRAVARRCYANLESRPSHFQMGDLVILPSELRAKRGDEVIDLSPRDVSILQLLANNPGKALGRNEIFNYAWGEDHFPNSRTLDQHVSQLRKRIEIDPRKPLLIQTVHGVGYRFDP; via the coding sequence ATGAAAGTGCTGGTAGCAGATGACGATCGGTTTACGCGCGAAGGTTTGGTTGAGCTGCTGTCGACCGAAGGTTTCGATGTGATTTCGGCCTGCGATGGCGTTCAGGCGATTTCGGAATTCGAACGGCACAAGCCGCATTTTGTCTGTCTGGATGTGATGATGCCCAGTCAGAGCGGATATGAGGCCTGTCGGGCGATCCGAAGGCAGTCTCCGAACGTCCCCATCATCTTTATCAGCGCGAAGTCGGAAGAACTGGATCGTCTGACGGGCTTCGACATGGGCGCGGATGACTTTATCACAAAGCCGTTCAGCGTGCGCGAAGTCATTGCGCGTGTAAGAGCCGTCGCACGACGTTGTTATGCAAATCTGGAGTCCAGGCCCTCTCATTTTCAAATGGGTGACCTGGTGATTCTGCCCTCTGAACTGCGAGCGAAACGCGGTGATGAAGTCATCGATCTGAGTCCCCGGGATGTCTCCATCCTGCAGTTGCTTGCCAACAACCCCGGAAAAGCACTCGGCCGGAATGAGATCTTCAACTACGCGTGGGGAGAAGATCACTTTCCAAACAGTCGCACGCTGGACCAGCATGTCTCACAACTCCGTAAGAGAATCGAAATCGACCCTCGCAAACCGCTACTGATCCAAACAGTACACGGTGTTGGCTATCGATTCGATCCCTGA
- a CDS encoding formylmethanofuran dehydrogenase subunit A: protein MLRITGGKVYDPANGIDGIVRDICIDDHGRIVESVDGGRTIDATGMIIFPGGVDVHTHVAGGAINFARAMTPEDHRRVQAFIRTKSRRSGLGGMAPTTFATGYLYAGMGFTTVNEAAVPVLSARHTHEELADIPIVDKSTLTLMANNEIMLDQLQAGEYERAKSVVAWYIWAAKSYGVKAVNPGGVTAWKWGKDAKQLNDPIEGYSSLTPGKIVSQLAQICEELGLPHPMHLHCNNLGAPGNISTTIDTLKNLEGRRAHIAHSQYHAYGGDDWDTMCSATAELAEYFNTHRNVTTDAGAVLFGDTVTITADGPWQHLLYKLTGRKWGNLDVENETGCGIVPYTYRPSNLVNAVQWASGLELMLLIKDPWQVFLSTDHPNGGCFWRYPEIIKLLMCADFRNECIKQLPDKIKGKITLPEVTREYTLYEVATAMSAGPARALGLHSKGNLGVGCDADIVIYDEDTTDVARMFSHPRYVIKAGEIVIEEGDIRETPHGREFLVKPPMDPKIDDFMRPLFEECYTMSFENYPVEISRIENADLRECQ from the coding sequence ATGTTAAGAATTACTGGCGGAAAAGTTTACGACCCTGCGAATGGTATTGACGGAATCGTCAGGGATATCTGCATCGACGACCATGGTCGCATTGTGGAATCTGTCGACGGCGGGCGCACAATCGACGCTACAGGTATGATCATTTTTCCGGGAGGCGTTGACGTCCACACGCATGTCGCTGGCGGAGCGATCAATTTTGCCCGAGCAATGACTCCTGAAGATCATCGACGAGTTCAGGCATTTATTCGCACAAAGTCTCGTCGCAGTGGCCTTGGCGGGATGGCGCCGACAACGTTTGCCACCGGTTATCTTTATGCCGGAATGGGCTTCACAACGGTAAACGAAGCAGCCGTGCCTGTACTTTCAGCTCGCCACACCCACGAAGAACTCGCGGATATCCCCATCGTCGACAAATCGACGCTGACTCTGATGGCCAACAACGAAATCATGCTGGACCAGCTTCAGGCGGGCGAATACGAACGTGCGAAAAGTGTTGTTGCCTGGTACATCTGGGCGGCCAAGTCGTATGGTGTCAAAGCCGTCAACCCCGGCGGTGTCACGGCCTGGAAGTGGGGGAAGGATGCCAAACAACTCAACGATCCCATCGAAGGTTACAGCAGCCTGACGCCGGGAAAGATCGTCAGCCAGCTCGCTCAGATTTGCGAAGAACTGGGTTTGCCACATCCGATGCACCTTCACTGCAACAATCTGGGGGCTCCCGGCAATATCTCCACGACCATTGATACGCTGAAGAATCTGGAAGGCCGCCGAGCCCACATCGCTCATTCGCAGTACCATGCTTATGGAGGTGACGACTGGGACACGATGTGTTCTGCAACTGCCGAGCTGGCCGAATACTTTAACACGCACAGGAACGTCACCACCGATGCCGGGGCCGTCCTGTTTGGCGATACCGTGACTATCACAGCTGATGGCCCGTGGCAGCATCTGCTCTACAAATTAACCGGTCGCAAGTGGGGCAACCTCGACGTCGAAAATGAAACCGGCTGCGGCATCGTGCCCTATACGTATCGTCCCAGCAATCTTGTGAATGCGGTCCAGTGGGCCAGTGGGCTGGAATTGATGCTTCTGATCAAAGATCCGTGGCAGGTCTTCCTGTCAACAGACCATCCAAATGGTGGTTGTTTCTGGCGGTATCCGGAAATCATCAAGCTGCTGATGTGCGCAGATTTTCGAAATGAATGTATCAAACAGCTGCCCGACAAGATCAAGGGGAAGATTACCCTTCCGGAAGTGACTCGTGAATACACGCTGTACGAAGTTGCAACCGCTATGTCTGCAGGTCCCGCACGAGCACTGGGGCTGCATTCGAAAGGCAACCTGGGTGTTGGATGTGACGCGGATATCGTCATTTACGACGAGGACACCACCGATGTAGCTCGCATGTTCAGCCATCCCCGCTACGTGATCAAAGCGGGAGAAATCGTGATCGAAGAAGGCGACATTCGCGAAACGCCGCATGGCCGCGAATTTCTGGTGAAGCCACCGATGGACCCGAAAATCGATGACTTTATGCGGCCGCTGTTCGAAGAATGCTACACGATGTCGTTCGAAAACTACCCCGTCGAAATCAGCCGCATTGAGAATGCCGACCTGCGGGAATGTCAATGA
- a CDS encoding VWA domain-containing protein yields MISLRVSNSPKHCFRCWSFLLLLLGAPVAATASDQLTLSVSPARNVLKAGEKHNEWIRVGLKGFTLDSDKKRPGVNLAIVLDKSGSMRGEKIRRAQEAAIDAIGLLQPTDIVSILTYDSTVHVLVPATKLTDKLEIIDRIRSIGADGNTALFAGVSKGAAEVRKFLDKERVNRVILLSDGMANVGPSSPGELGNLGKSLIKENITVSTLGLGLGYNEDLMVQLAGSSGGNHLFIEDAAELADVFRNEFNDALSVVAQEIEIRVNLPEGIRPIRVLGSDADITGQKIVTQLAQVYSDQDRYLAVEIEVPASEEATRLDLATVSVTYANMKTHEQDKLSATAKCEFSTDEKQVSESVNSAVMADVVLLVSSEQSKLATMYLDQGNLEMCRQCLEGNVKYLRLEAMKCPENSDKLMYYATQNATQLFDLKCAETTGDKDATSRFRKSLRGYQIGADTQQRLEVSLPEPGQQSQRPSDPSQVNNP; encoded by the coding sequence ATGATTTCTCTTCGCGTCTCAAATTCGCCAAAACACTGCTTCCGTTGCTGGTCGTTCTTACTCCTGCTGCTGGGTGCGCCTGTCGCGGCGACCGCTTCGGATCAGTTGACGCTGTCTGTATCGCCGGCCCGCAACGTGTTGAAGGCCGGGGAAAAACATAACGAATGGATTCGCGTAGGACTGAAGGGGTTCACTCTGGATTCCGATAAGAAGCGACCGGGGGTCAACCTGGCGATCGTTCTGGACAAGTCGGGATCGATGCGCGGAGAGAAAATACGTCGTGCGCAGGAAGCGGCAATTGATGCCATTGGACTACTGCAGCCAACGGATATTGTGTCAATTCTTACCTACGATTCGACCGTCCACGTTCTGGTACCCGCCACGAAACTCACCGACAAGTTGGAAATCATTGACCGCATCAGAAGCATCGGGGCCGATGGCAATACCGCACTCTTTGCCGGTGTCAGCAAAGGCGCGGCAGAGGTTCGAAAGTTTCTGGACAAGGAGCGAGTCAACCGTGTGATCCTGTTGTCCGACGGTATGGCCAACGTCGGGCCATCTTCGCCCGGAGAACTTGGCAATCTGGGAAAGTCCCTGATCAAAGAGAACATCACTGTATCGACGCTGGGACTGGGGCTTGGGTACAACGAAGATCTCATGGTGCAACTGGCTGGCAGCAGTGGCGGGAATCATTTGTTTATTGAAGATGCCGCGGAACTGGCAGATGTTTTCCGAAACGAATTCAACGACGCTTTGTCGGTTGTCGCTCAGGAAATTGAGATTCGCGTAAACCTGCCCGAAGGCATCCGCCCCATACGCGTCCTGGGCAGTGATGCCGACATCACAGGACAAAAGATTGTTACTCAGCTTGCTCAGGTCTACAGCGACCAGGATCGCTACCTGGCTGTTGAAATAGAAGTTCCAGCGTCTGAAGAAGCGACCCGGCTGGACCTGGCAACCGTCTCTGTGACCTACGCAAATATGAAGACACACGAACAGGATAAGTTATCCGCCACAGCAAAATGCGAATTCAGCACCGATGAAAAGCAGGTTTCTGAAAGCGTCAATTCTGCAGTGATGGCCGACGTTGTTCTGCTCGTTTCCAGCGAACAAAGCAAGCTGGCCACCATGTACCTTGATCAGGGTAACCTGGAAATGTGTCGGCAGTGCCTGGAAGGAAACGTAAAATATCTCCGTCTTGAGGCCATGAAGTGTCCGGAAAACAGTGACAAGCTGATGTACTACGCCACTCAGAATGCCACACAGTTGTTCGATCTGAAATGTGCAGAAACGACAGGTGACAAGGATGCCACCTCCCGATTCCGCAAAAGCCTTCGTGGTTACCAGATCGGAGCCGACACTCAGCAGCGACTGGAAGTCAGTCTTCCGGAGCCAGGCCAGCAATCACAACGGCCCAGCGATCCGTCTCAGGTCAACAATCCGTGA